TGTCAAGTTAACTACAACAATTTCTCCTGGATgttcattttttgaaaagtaatttcCCTGGTATTTTGGTAACAAATAgagattgaaataaaattacccaaatatatgataatatatCTAATGTCTTCAATTTTGAGTGCTAATAAATTCTCCAGTGGGTGTCTGTTAAAGTTCTGCAAATTTAGTAGTATACCCAATCCAGTTTACTAATTTGTTTTCTGTCAATTACTCTCTTTTTATTGATTCAAAAGTTGGGATCATTTGTAATCTGATAgatattgattgattttttcaGGAGTTGGGTTGGGTCTGATTGGTTTTGGCATCTTTTTCACCTTCCTTGGTGTAATTCTTTTCTTTGACAGGGGTTTGCTTGCTTTGGGGAATGTAAGGCCTTTTTTGTAACTTATATTTTCTGACTTGATGTACTGAAAAACCATAATTTCCTAACATTGGTATCCCTGCCATCAGATATTTTGGTTGACAGGGGTAGCCCTTCTAATCGGTTGGCGTTCTACATGGAATCTATTTAGTAACAGAGCAAATTACAAGGTATTAAAAAGTACAATCTTACTCTAATTCCTTGGATCTCACTTTTGTTGCTTAGATTTTTTGATATGTTGCTTTAtgtattttctataaaattctGCAACAGCCTTTTTCTTCATTACCCATGTAGAATGCGAATGAAGTATTAATACTTAGTAATGTACTGTTTAGTAAAAGGCCCCTAAAATTTGTTTCCATTTCAGTCATTATCATTAGTCGTTCTAAACTA
This region of Vitis vinifera cultivar Pinot Noir 40024 chromosome 5, ASM3070453v1 genomic DNA includes:
- the LOC100256647 gene encoding vesicle transport protein GOT1 isoform X2 produces the protein MAYEMTEQKRVGLGLIGFGIFFTFLGVILFFDRGLLALGNIFWLTGVALLIGWRSTWNLFSNRANYKGSISFLLGLFLIFVRWPIVVDFGLLSRCFSIRSL